One genomic segment of Helianthus annuus cultivar XRQ/B chromosome 14, HanXRQr2.0-SUNRISE, whole genome shotgun sequence includes these proteins:
- the LOC110887620 gene encoding transcription initiation factor IIF subunit alpha-like — MNVQHPNLPKADNGILKIDAMIEHSLKIFRGVAANRYKESKPPRKMISALNKKDYIAPANDKWRHDDSQSDDEEPKLKKMMEDKFGRKKIKIFSNSSEGDDDDGNDEGGDGGDVGASAAGAHGTISAGGDEEDSDSDDNEPEPGYEFYLDERGVKKVRRIRQEEDADYVPSDTEAERLKKKQTVVRRKKKSRKYIGASSVQPTVSQQESVHEAEMNPNFGLTAGEASAMVSSPLRLTEPPPVVSLTVETPTVTPQAEHAHTMASTIRATTSQHSSERRQRKFSEMQPDEKVVFLFSQLQAAAGQIDRQSAFMNVTRNDVIKQQVEIKTLKSTVERQQAEIERQQAEVEHLKAENERLKAADDIRERQLVQMRAADNARGIEMNRLKERSTEVQRVADSLKAKHDV, encoded by the coding sequence ATGAACGTCCAACATCCGAATCTTCCGAAAGCCGACAACGGTATTCTAAAGATAGATGCTATGATAGAGCATTCTTTAAAGATATTCAGGGGTGTTGCAGCAAATAGGTACAAAGAAAGCAAACCACCAAGGAAGATGATCAGTGCTCTTAATAAGAAAGATTACATCGCTCCTGCAAACGATAAATGGCGTCACGACGACAGCCAATCGGACGACGAAGAGCCCAAATTGAAAAAGATGATGGAGGATAAATTTGGACGCAAGAAGATTAAGATTTTCAGCAATTCTTCTGAAGGTGACGATGATGATGGTAAtgatgaaggtggtgatggtggagatgttggTGCATCTGCTGCTGGTGCACATGGTACTATTTCTGCTGGaggtgatgaagaagattctGACTCTGATGATAATGAGCCAGAACCAGGATATGAGTTCTATCTTGATGAGCGTGGGGTTAAGAAGGTACGTCGGATTAGACAGGAGGAGGATGCCGATTATGTTCCGTCTGATACTGAAGCAGAGCGTTTAAAGAAGAAACAAACTGTTGTTCGTAGGAAGAAAAAGAGTAGGAAGTACATTGGTGCTTCATCTGTGCAGCCAACCGTGTCACAACAAGAATCTGTTCACGAAGCGGAAATGAATCCAAATTTTGGACTCACGGCCGGAGAAGCTTCTGCTATGGTATCTTCTCCTCTAAGGTTAACTGAACCACCTCCTGTGGTTTCTTTAACAGTTGAAACGCCAACGGTTACGCCACAAGCTGAACATGCGCACACAATGGCATCTACTATCCGAGCAACTACTTCTCAGCACAGCTCAGAACGCCGACAAAGAAAATTTTCTGAAATGCAGCCAGACGAAAAGGTAGTTTTCTTATTTTCTCAACTGCAAGCTGCTGCAGGTCAGATTGACAGACAATCGGCATTCATGAACGTTACAAGAAACGATGTGATCAAGCAACAGGTGGAGATCAAAACGTTAAAATCCACTGTTGAACGGCAACAAGCAGAAATTGAACGCCAACAAGCAGAAGTTGAACATCTAAAGGCTGAGAACGAACGTCTAAAAGCTGCTGATGATATACGAGAACGACAATTGGTGCAGATGCGTGCAGCTGATAATGCTCGTGGGATTGAAATGAACCGATTGAAAGAAAGGAGTACCGAGGTTCAACGAGTTGCTGATTCACTTAAGGCAAAGCATgatgtgtga
- the LOC110887619 gene encoding uncharacterized protein LOC110887619: MSSSSLSSSDGVLDDMVAAMAQEATNYLQEAESSASRTRQPPFERNRLAAHERLVQDYFCETPVYDDDQFKRRFRMSRRLFVKISDDLAGESPFFTHRVSASGKVGFSGLQKCTAAIRQLAYGTSSDAWDEYLRMSSRMYRESLENFCEGVISLYGRRYLRMPTVADVPILYEAHQRLHGFPGMLGSLDCMH; the protein is encoded by the exons ATGTCATCTTCGAGCTTGTCGTCATCTGACGGTGTTCTTGATGATATGGTTGCCGCCATGGCGCAGGAGGCGACTAATTATTTGCAAGAAGCTGAATCCTCTGCATCGCGTACCAGACAACCCCCTTTTGAACGGAATCGGTTAGCTGCTCATGAACGTCTAGTGCAAGATTATTTTTGTGAAACTCCCGTGTACGATGATGATCAGTTTAAGCGTAGGTTTCGTATGAGCCGACGACTATTCGTTAAAATTTCCGATGATCTTGCGGGCGAATCCCCTTTTTTCACGCATAGGGTAAGTGCAAGTGGCAAGGTTGGTTTCTCTGGACTACAAAAGTGTACGGCAGCAATTAGGCAACTAGCGTACGGCACATCGAGTGATGCGTGGGATGAGTATTTAAGGATGTCGTCAAGAATGTATCGTGAGTCTCTTGAAAATTTTTGTGAAG GTGTAATCTCTCTGTACGGGAGACGATATTTGAGGATGCCAACCGTAGCCGACGTTCCAATTCTATACGAGGCCCATCAGCGCTTACATGGGTTTCCTGGAATGTTGGGAAGTCTTGATTGCATGCACTAG